The following proteins are co-located in the Indicator indicator isolate 239-I01 chromosome 33, UM_Iind_1.1, whole genome shotgun sequence genome:
- the SFN gene encoding 14-3-3 protein sigma encodes MARNHQVQKAKLAEQAERYEDMADFMKAVVEHGDELSNEERNLLSVAYKNVVGCQRSAWRVISSIEHKTEEGDDKAQLVNEYREKVERELNGVCKNVLALLDKYLIKKASDAESKVFYLKMKGDYYRYLAEVATGEDRKKTIDSAQEAYQEAMDISKKEMQPTNPIRLGLALNFSVFHYEIANAPEQAISLAKTTFDEAMGDLHTLSEDSYKDSTLIMQLLRDNLTLWTAECAGEDGGEAAEEPKN; translated from the coding sequence ATGGCAAGAAACCACCAAGTGCAGAAGGCCAAGCTGGCCGAGCAGGCCGAGCGCTACGAGGACATGGCAGACTTCATGAAGGCCGTTGTGGAGCACGGGGACGAGCTGTCCAACGAGGAGCGCAACCTCCTCTCCGTCGCCTACAAGAACGTGGTGGGCTGCCAGCGCTCGGCCTGGAGGGTGATCTCCAGCATCGAGCACAAGACCGAGGAGGGGGACGACAAGGCACAGCTGGTGAACGAGTACCGAGAGAAGGTGGAGAGGGAGCTGAACGGCGTCTGCAAGAACgtcctggccctgctggacAAGTACCTCATCAAGAAGGCGAGCGACGCCGAGAGCAAGGTCTTCTACCTGAAGATGAAGGGTGACTACTACCGGTACCTGGCCGAGGTGGCCACCGGGGAGGACCGCAAGAAGACGATAGACAGCGCCCAGGAAGCCTACCAAGAGGCCATGGACATCAGCAAAAAGGAGATGCAGCCCACGAACCCCATCCGCCTGGGGCTGGCCCTCAACTTCTCCGTCTTCCACTACGAGATCGCCAACGCCCCCGAGCAGGCCATCTCCCTGGCCAAGACCACCTTCGACGAGGCCATGGGGGACCTGCACACACTCAGCGAAGACTCCTACAAGGACAGCACCCTCATcatgcagctgctcagggacaACCTCACGCTATGGACAGCCGAGTGCGCTGGGGAAGACGGTGGCGAGGCTGCCGAAGAGCCCAAGAACTGA
- the GPN2 gene encoding GPN-loop GTPase 2, with translation MSEGSKGSSLAFGQVVIGPPGSGKTTYCHGMQEFMGRIGRKVAVVNLDPANEAMPYQCALDIAQLIALPDVMESLRLGPNGGLLYCMEYLEANFDWLQEKLAAFRGHYYLFDCPGQVELYTHHNALKNVFAQLAKCNFRLAAVHLVDSHYCTDPGKFISVLCTSLSTMLHVELPHVNVLSKMDLIEQYGKLAFNLDYYTEVLDLSYLVDHLASDPFFRHYRRLNEKLVEVIEDYSLVSFVPLNVQDKASMRQVLQAVDKANGCSFGDQEHRSLEALMSAAVGADFHFTSTLAVQEKYLQSQDKAVEEEVLEL, from the exons ATGTCTGAGGGCAGCAAGGGCAGCTCGCTGGCCTTTGGCCAGGTGGTGATTGGGCCtccaggctctgggaagacaaCCTACTGCCATGGAATGCAGGAGTTCATGGGCAGGATCGGGCGCAAGGTGGCTGTGGTGAACCTGGACCCTGCCAACGAGGCCATGCCCTACCAGTGTGCCCTGGACATCGCCCAGCTCATCGCCCTGCCCGACGTGATGGAGAGCCTGAGGCTGGGCCCTAACGGGGGCCTGCTCTACTGCATGGAGTACCTGGAAGCCAACTTTGActggctgcaggagaagctggcAGCGTTCAGGGGTCACTACTACCTCTttgactgcccagggcaggtggAGCTCTACACCCACCACAATGCCCTGAAGAACGTCTTCGCACAGCTGGCCAAGTGCAATTTCAGG ctggctgcagtgcacTTGGTGGACTCTCACTACTGCACAGACCCTGGCAAGTTCATCTCTGTCCTCTGCACCTCACTCTCCACCATGCTGCACGTGGAGCTGCCCCATGTCAATGTCCTCTCCAAGATGGACCTGATCGAGCAGTACGGGAAGCTGG CTTTCAACCTGGATTATTACACAGAGGTCCTGGATCTCTCTTACTTGGTTGACCATTTGGCTTCTGACCCCTTCTTCAGGCACTATCGGCGCCTCAACGAGAAGCTGGTGGAGGTGATCGAGGACTACAGCCTGGTGTCCTTTGTGCCCCTCAATGTCCAG gaCAAGGCCAGCATGCggcaggtgctgcaggcagtggacaAGGCCAATGGCTGCTCCTTTGGGGACCAGGAGCACAGGAGTCTGGAAGCCCTGAtgtcagcagcagtgggagctgATTTCCACTTCACTTC CACGCTGGCAGTGCAGGAGAAGTATTTGCAATCTCAGGACAAAGCTGTGGAAgaagaggtgctggagctgtga
- the GPATCH3 gene encoding G patch domain-containing protein 3 yields MAAPSGSDGDGDTAARYCLVSGIPAVLRSAQLRSYFSQFLEAGGFLCFHYRHRPERPPVGSGGKAPAAAPRSCSCLVAVRPGRVRRFVRMYSGKRWIGPDGAALPGLCLIRRVRVSPGTGTETVSSSEDQTAAGNSVTEAELKRLPELNPPSFMPYGNVGTPLRVFLELIRACRLPPWIIKKLQLDFPKTGSSRRYGNVPFQYQGSEVAAEEERVYTAAGDEITEGEGPVARAELTHPASAEEDEEGQEEEESHSDDDNDTCEEWERHEALHEDVTRQERSEERLFEEEIELKWEKGGSGLVFYTDAQYWQEENGDFDEQTADDWDVDMSIYYDRDGGDKDAQDSIRMWLEQRRRSGLEGGSVPGQIGSFEKYTKGFGRKLLEQQGWMEGQGLGSSNSGMTEALDNEGQNPRCKRGLGYHGEKLPTFIRVKKRREDAPILISTIYDDPDPRDSGDQLLRRQPPTAMKYRQNMAFVRASQGAQESSGAQAH; encoded by the exons ATGGCTGCGCCCAGCGGTAGTGACGGTGACGGCGACACCGCCGCCCGGTACTGCCTCGTGAGCGGCATCCCGGCCGTGCTGCGCTCCGCTCAGCTCCGCTCCTACTTCAGCCAGTTCTTGGAGGCCGGCGGCTTCCTCTGCTTCCACTACCGGCACCGCCCCGAGCGCCCGCCGGTGGGCAGCGGCGGGAAGGCCCCGGCGGCGGCGCCGcgcagctgctcctgcctggtggCGGTGCGGCCCGGCCGCGTCCGCCGCTTCGTCCGCATGTACTCGGGCAAGCGCTGGATCGGGCCCGATGGCGCCGCGCTGCCCGGCCTCTGCCTCATCCGCAGGGTCCGCGTCAGCCCCGGGACAG GCACAGAGACAGTTTCCAGCAGTGAGGACCAGACAGCTGCAGGCAACTCTgtcacagaggcagagctgaagcGGCTGCCTGAGCTGAACCCCCCTTCCTTCATGCCCTACGGCAACGTGGGCACCCCCCTGAGAGTTTTCCTGGAGCTGATCCGGGCCTGCAGACTGCCTCCCTGGATCATCAAGAAGTTACAGCTGGATTTTCCAAAGACAGGCTCCTCACGCAGGTATGGGAATGTGCCCTTCCAGTACCAGGGCTCGGAGgtggctgcagaggaagaaagagttTACACTGCTGCGGGGGATGAGATCACAGAGGGAGAGGGGCCTGTGGCAAGAGCTGAGCTGACTCACCCAGCCAGtgctgaggaagatgaagaggggcaggaggaagaggagtcaCACTCGGATGAT GACAATGACACCTGTGAGGAGTGGGAGCGACACGAGGCCCTGCACGAAGATGTGACCAGGCAGGAGCGCAGCGAGGAGAGGCTCTTTGAGGAGGAGATTGAGCTCAAGTGGGAGAAGGGTGGCTCTGGCCTGGTCTTCTACACAGATGCTCAGTACtggcaggaggagaatggag ACTTTGATGAGCAGACTGCAGATGACTGGGACGTGGACATGAGCATCTACTATGACAGAG ATGGAGGTGATAAGGATGCTCAGGATTCGATCCGGATGTGGCTGGAGCAGCGACGCCGCAGTGGCCTGGAGGGTGGCTCTGTCCCAGGGCAGATTGGCAGCTTTGAGAAGTACACCAAG GGCTTTggcaggaagctgctggagcagcagggctggatggagggacaggggctggggagcagcaacTCTGGAATGACAGAAGCTCTGGACAACGAGGGTCAGAACCCCAGATGCAAGAGGGGACTGGG GTACCATGGGGAGAAGCTACCAACCTTCATCAGGGTGAAAAAGCGCCGGGAGGATGCTCCTATCCTCATCTCTACCATCTATGATGACCCTGACCCAAGGGACAGTGGTGACCAGCTGCTCAGGCGCCAGCCACCCACTGCCATGAAGTACAGGCAGAACATGGCCTTTGTGCGGGCATCACAGGGGGCTCAGGAGAGCTCTGGTGCCCAGGcacactga